A part of Sulfurifustis variabilis genomic DNA contains:
- a CDS encoding acetolactate synthase 3 large subunit, translating into MELTGADIFVRCLQDEGVEYIFGYPGGAALHIYDALYKQDKVKHILVRHEQGAAHAADGYARSTGRPGVVLVTSGPGVTNTVTGIATAYMDSIPLVIFSGQVPTSLIGDDAFQEVDAVGITRPCVKHNFLVKDVKDIAETVKKAFYIAATGRPGPVLVDIPKDVTAHKYEYSYPKSISMRSYNPVTKGHPGQVKKAVDLILSAKRPMIYTGGGIVLDDAAAELTEFARLLGYPVTNTLMGLGGYPATDPLFVGMLGMHGTYEANMGMHECDVLIAIGARFDDRVTGDLNKFCPHARIVHVDVDPASIAKNVPVEIPIVGSARSVLQDMIKLVKGSKKKPDPAALEVWWERINEWRSMQCLSYDHASELIKPQYVLEKLYELTKGEAFVTSDVGQHQMWAAQFYKFDKPRRWINSGGLGTMGFGLPAAMGVQLAHPKATVACVTGEASIQMCLQELSTCKQYDLPIKIVNLNNRYMGMVRQWQEFFYDRRYSHSYMDALPDFNKLAEAYGHVGMRIEKPGDVEGALKEALKMKDRLVFLDFITDQTENVYPMVAAGKGHHEMQLGPCRAVVPTDRELA; encoded by the coding sequence GTGGAACTGACCGGCGCAGACATTTTCGTCCGTTGTCTCCAGGACGAGGGTGTGGAGTACATCTTCGGCTACCCCGGCGGGGCGGCGCTCCACATTTACGACGCTCTCTACAAGCAGGACAAGGTCAAGCACATCCTGGTACGGCACGAGCAGGGCGCGGCCCACGCGGCCGACGGCTACGCGCGCTCGACCGGGCGGCCCGGCGTGGTGCTCGTGACCTCGGGTCCGGGAGTGACCAACACGGTCACGGGCATCGCCACGGCCTACATGGACTCGATCCCGCTCGTCATCTTCAGCGGGCAGGTGCCGACGAGCCTCATCGGCGACGACGCCTTTCAGGAGGTCGACGCGGTCGGCATCACCCGGCCGTGCGTGAAGCACAACTTCCTGGTGAAGGACGTCAAGGATATCGCCGAGACCGTGAAAAAGGCGTTCTACATCGCCGCCACCGGGCGCCCCGGCCCGGTGCTGGTCGACATCCCGAAGGACGTCACGGCGCACAAGTACGAGTACAGCTATCCGAAGAGCATCAGCATGCGCTCGTACAATCCGGTGACCAAAGGCCATCCGGGGCAGGTCAAGAAGGCCGTCGATCTCATCCTCTCCGCCAAGCGCCCCATGATCTACACGGGCGGGGGCATCGTCCTCGACGACGCGGCCGCCGAGCTCACCGAGTTCGCGCGGCTGCTCGGTTATCCCGTGACCAACACGCTCATGGGTCTCGGCGGGTATCCGGCGACCGATCCGCTTTTCGTCGGCATGCTCGGCATGCACGGCACGTACGAGGCCAACATGGGCATGCACGAGTGCGACGTGTTGATCGCGATCGGCGCGCGCTTCGACGACCGTGTGACCGGCGATCTCAACAAGTTCTGCCCGCACGCGCGCATCGTGCACGTCGACGTGGATCCCGCTTCGATCGCCAAGAACGTGCCGGTCGAGATTCCGATCGTCGGCTCGGCGCGTTCCGTCCTCCAGGACATGATCAAGCTGGTCAAGGGATCGAAGAAGAAGCCCGACCCGGCGGCGCTCGAGGTCTGGTGGGAGAGAATCAACGAGTGGCGCTCGATGCAGTGCCTCTCGTACGACCACGCGAGCGAGCTCATCAAGCCGCAGTACGTGCTCGAGAAGCTCTACGAGCTGACCAAGGGCGAGGCGTTCGTGACCTCGGACGTCGGCCAGCACCAGATGTGGGCCGCCCAGTTCTACAAGTTCGACAAGCCGCGGCGCTGGATCAACTCGGGCGGGCTCGGCACCATGGGCTTCGGCCTGCCGGCGGCCATGGGCGTGCAGCTCGCGCACCCGAAAGCCACGGTCGCGTGCGTCACGGGCGAGGCCTCGATCCAGATGTGCCTGCAGGAGCTCTCGACCTGCAAGCAGTACGACCTGCCCATCAAGATCGTGAACCTCAACAACCGCTACATGGGCATGGTGCGGCAGTGGCAGGAGTTCTTCTACGACCGTCGCTATTCGCACTCCTACATGGACGCGCTGCCCGATTTCAACAAGCTCGCCGAGGCTTACGGCCACGTGGGCATGCGGATCGAGAAACCGGGCGACGTCGAGGGCGCGCTGAAAGAGGCGCTCAAGATGAAGGACCGGCTGGTGTTCCTCGACTTCATCACCGACCAGACGGAGAACGTCTACCCCATGGTCGCGGCCGGCAAGGGCCATCACGAGATGCAGCTCGGGCCGTGCCGGGCGGTCGTGCCCACCGACCGGGAGCTCGCCTGA
- the gltX gene encoding glutamate--tRNA ligase: MTAGRFKTRFAPSPTGLLHLGNVRTALFNHLLARGRGGAFLLRIEDTDAVRGHDRYAAALQEDLAWLGLAWDEGPDVGGPNGPYAQSQRGELYERYTRVLEARELAYPCFCSEHELKMERKAQLAAGRPPRYSGRCRLLSPAEIEARRARALPATLRFHVADGRTVEFEDGVRGAQRFQTTDIGDFVIRRSDGTPAFFFCNAVDDALMGVTLVVRGDDHLANTPRQILLLEALGLPVPTYAHIPLVVGADGAPLSKRTGSRSLAELRAAGYLPAAIDNYLARLGHTYEEPGLLSHAQLAARFDLARVHHSPARYDETQLLHWQREAVKTLSADAFWRWAGGETQALVPASAHDAFIAAVRPNVLFPVDVARWARVVFGDELALSSGAREAIADAGRSFFEAALPALEEGRASFAAVSGALKIRTGRSGKTLFKPLRAALTGELDGPEMAHLLPLIGYERARARLVRALAHTR; the protein is encoded by the coding sequence ATGACCGCCGGTCGGTTCAAAACGCGCTTTGCGCCAAGCCCCACGGGCCTTTTGCACCTCGGGAACGTGCGGACGGCCCTGTTCAACCACCTGCTCGCCCGAGGGCGGGGGGGCGCGTTCCTGCTGCGCATCGAGGACACGGACGCGGTGCGAGGGCATGACCGTTACGCGGCCGCCCTGCAGGAAGACCTCGCCTGGTTGGGCCTCGCCTGGGACGAGGGCCCGGATGTCGGCGGTCCGAACGGCCCCTACGCGCAGTCGCAGCGCGGCGAGCTTTACGAGCGTTACACCCGGGTGCTCGAGGCCAGGGAGCTCGCCTATCCGTGCTTTTGCAGCGAGCACGAGCTCAAGATGGAGCGCAAGGCGCAGCTCGCAGCAGGCCGACCGCCGCGCTATTCGGGCAGGTGCCGGCTGCTTTCTCCTGCCGAGATCGAGGCCCGGCGAGCACGCGCCTTGCCCGCGACGCTGCGCTTCCATGTCGCGGACGGCCGCACCGTCGAGTTCGAGGACGGCGTGCGCGGGGCGCAGCGGTTCCAGACGACGGACATCGGCGACTTCGTGATCCGCCGCTCGGACGGCACGCCGGCGTTCTTCTTCTGCAACGCGGTCGACGACGCGCTCATGGGCGTGACGCTGGTGGTGCGCGGCGACGACCACCTCGCCAATACGCCGCGACAGATCCTGCTGCTCGAGGCGCTCGGGCTGCCGGTGCCGACGTATGCCCACATTCCGCTGGTCGTCGGGGCCGACGGGGCGCCGCTCTCCAAACGCACCGGGAGCCGCTCGCTCGCGGAGCTGCGGGCGGCCGGCTACCTGCCCGCCGCGATCGACAACTATCTCGCGCGCCTGGGTCATACCTATGAAGAACCCGGCCTGCTGTCCCACGCGCAGCTGGCCGCCCGGTTCGACCTCGCCCGTGTGCATCATTCTCCGGCGCGCTACGACGAGACGCAGCTCCTGCACTGGCAGCGCGAGGCCGTGAAGACGCTTTCGGCGGATGCCTTCTGGCGCTGGGCGGGCGGCGAGACGCAGGCGCTCGTGCCGGCCTCGGCGCACGACGCGTTCATCGCGGCGGTGCGGCCGAACGTCCTCTTCCCCGTCGACGTCGCCCGCTGGGCGCGCGTCGTTTTTGGCGACGAGCTCGCGCTGTCCTCGGGCGCCCGCGAGGCGATCGCCGACGCCGGACGGTCCTTCTTCGAGGCGGCCCTGCCGGCGCTCGAGGAGGGCCGCGCGAGCTTCGCCGCCGTAAGCGGCGCGCTCAAGATCCGGACGGGCCGCAGCGGCAAGACGCTCTTCAAGCCGCTGCGCGCCGCCCTCACCGGCGAGCTCGACGGACCGGAGATGGCGCATCTCCTGCCCCTGATCGGCTACGAGCGCGCCCGCGCGCGCCTCGTCCGCGCCCTCGCACATACCCGTTGA
- the pssA gene encoding CDP-diacylglycerol--serine O-phosphatidyltransferase encodes MTTRQSDETDTEPAGERRRRRGIYILPSLFTTANLFAGFYAIVQAMNGNFEYAPLAIFIAMALDAVDGRVARLTHTESEFGFHYDSLVDMVSFGLAPALVIYEWALSGMGKLGWLAAFIYAAGAGLRLARFNVQVGVQDKRYFRGLPSPSAAGLVAGFVWVLYSIGVPGRDISILALFITVAAGVLMVSNVRYRSFKDLDLRGRIPFVTVLVLPLIFVLIFLDPPQVLFAIFLAYGISGPATWAYRAVRHPGQRPADKSTPH; translated from the coding sequence ATGACCACACGACAGTCCGACGAGACGGATACCGAGCCCGCGGGCGAGCGCCGACGGCGGCGGGGGATCTATATCCTGCCGAGCCTGTTCACCACGGCGAATCTCTTCGCCGGCTTCTACGCGATCGTGCAGGCGATGAACGGCAACTTCGAGTACGCGCCGCTCGCCATTTTCATTGCCATGGCCCTCGATGCGGTCGACGGTCGTGTCGCGCGCCTGACGCACACCGAGAGCGAGTTCGGCTTTCACTACGACAGTCTGGTCGACATGGTGTCGTTCGGGCTCGCGCCGGCGCTCGTGATCTACGAATGGGCGCTGTCGGGCATGGGCAAGCTCGGCTGGCTCGCGGCCTTCATCTACGCGGCCGGGGCCGGGCTGCGGCTCGCGCGCTTCAACGTGCAGGTCGGTGTCCAGGACAAGCGCTACTTCCGCGGGCTCCCGAGCCCATCGGCGGCCGGCCTCGTCGCCGGCTTCGTCTGGGTGCTCTACAGCATCGGCGTGCCCGGCAGGGACATCAGCATCCTGGCGCTGTTCATCACCGTGGCCGCCGGCGTGCTCATGGTCAGCAACGTGCGTTACCGCAGCTTCAAGGACCTCGATCTGCGCGGCCGGATCCCGTTCGTCACGGTGCTCGTTCTGCCGCTCATTTTCGTGCTGATCTTTCTCGACCCGCCGCAGGTGCTGTTCGCGATATTTCTCGCCTACGGCATCTCGGGCCCAGCCACCTGGGCGTACCGCGCGGTGCGCCACCCGGGACAGCGGCCGGCGGACAAGTCCACCCCGCACTAG
- the ilvC gene encoding ketol-acid reductoisomerase → MKVYYDKDADLSLIRGKKVAIIGYGSQGHAHAQNLKDSGVQVVVGLREGSASVDKAKRAGLTVKSVADAVRDADVVMIVAPDEQHKKIYEESIAPNLKKGAALATAHGFSIHFGFIRPRADMDVFMVAPKGPGHLVRSTFTQGGGVPCLIAVKQDASGNARSLALSYAAAIGGGRAGIIETTFKDETETDLFGEQAVLCGGVSHLVQAGYETLVEAGYPPEMAYFECLHELKLIVDLMYEGGIANMRYSISNTAEYGDYTRGPRIINEQTKAEMKKILKEIQDGVFAREWMAENESGGKRFPELRAKNAAHPIEQVGEKLRDMMPWIKAGRIVDKTKN, encoded by the coding sequence ATGAAAGTTTATTACGACAAAGACGCCGATCTTTCGCTCATCCGCGGCAAGAAGGTCGCGATCATCGGCTACGGCTCGCAGGGCCATGCGCACGCGCAGAACCTCAAGGACAGCGGGGTGCAGGTGGTGGTCGGGCTGCGCGAAGGCTCCGCTTCGGTCGACAAGGCGAAGCGCGCGGGATTGACCGTCAAGAGCGTCGCGGACGCCGTGCGCGACGCGGACGTCGTGATGATCGTCGCGCCCGACGAGCAGCACAAGAAGATCTACGAGGAGTCCATCGCCCCGAACCTGAAGAAGGGCGCGGCGCTGGCCACGGCGCACGGCTTCAGCATCCATTTCGGCTTCATCCGGCCGCGCGCCGACATGGACGTGTTCATGGTGGCGCCCAAGGGACCGGGTCACCTCGTGCGGTCGACGTTTACCCAGGGCGGCGGCGTACCGTGCCTGATCGCCGTCAAGCAGGACGCCTCCGGCAATGCGCGCAGCCTGGCCCTGTCCTATGCCGCCGCGATCGGCGGCGGCCGCGCCGGAATCATCGAGACGACCTTCAAGGACGAGACGGAGACCGACCTCTTCGGCGAGCAGGCCGTGCTCTGCGGCGGCGTCTCGCACCTGGTGCAGGCGGGCTACGAGACGCTGGTCGAGGCCGGGTATCCCCCGGAGATGGCGTACTTCGAGTGCCTGCATGAGCTCAAGCTCATCGTGGATCTCATGTACGAGGGCGGGATCGCCAACATGCGCTATTCGATCTCGAACACCGCCGAGTACGGCGACTACACCCGCGGCCCGCGCATCATCAACGAGCAGACCAAGGCCGAGATGAAGAAGATCCTGAAGGAGATCCAGGACGGCGTCTTCGCGCGCGAGTGGATGGCCGAGAACGAGTCGGGCGGCAAGCGTTTCCCGGAGCTGCGTGCGAAGAACGCGGCCCACCCGATCGAGCAGGTCGGCGAGAAGCTGCGCGACATGATGCCCTGGATCAAGGCCGGGCGCATCGTCGACAAGACCAAGAACTAG
- a CDS encoding SMP-30/gluconolactonase/LRE family protein, which translates to MAPGWTCAIVAEGLPAVDNLAFAADGALYATLELARGGRLVRLDAGRPRTVLGELDRPDGLHIRDDRAYVTEEVMNGRVLEVELATGRTRTLARLRAPEGIAVLPDGDVLVTEDRMDGRLLRVRRRGTVETVLASLARPEGIAAGGDGTVYVAETATGRILRYRNGERSVTFEGLTQPDQVALAPDGALWITEDASPGRLLRLIDERLETIAMGLTFPQGIALALDGRVMVAEQGRARVLAIARRKSPQ; encoded by the coding sequence ATGGCGCCGGGTTGGACCTGTGCGATCGTCGCCGAAGGACTGCCGGCCGTCGATAATCTGGCTTTCGCCGCCGACGGCGCGCTCTACGCCACGCTCGAGCTCGCGCGCGGCGGACGGCTGGTCCGGCTGGACGCCGGTCGTCCGCGCACGGTGCTGGGCGAGCTCGACCGACCGGACGGCTTGCACATTCGCGACGATCGCGCCTACGTGACCGAGGAGGTGATGAACGGGCGCGTGCTGGAGGTGGAACTGGCCACCGGCCGGACGCGAACGCTCGCACGCCTGCGGGCGCCCGAGGGAATCGCGGTGCTCCCCGACGGGGACGTGCTGGTGACCGAGGATCGCATGGATGGGCGGCTGCTCCGTGTCCGTCGCCGGGGCACGGTGGAGACCGTCCTGGCCTCGCTCGCTCGACCGGAAGGTATCGCGGCCGGAGGCGACGGCACCGTGTACGTCGCCGAGACCGCAACGGGGCGCATCCTGCGATATCGCAACGGCGAGCGCTCGGTGACGTTCGAGGGTCTGACTCAGCCCGATCAGGTGGCGCTGGCGCCGGACGGCGCGCTGTGGATCACCGAGGATGCGTCGCCCGGGCGGCTGCTGCGGCTCATCGATGAACGACTCGAGACGATCGCCATGGGCCTGACGTTCCCCCAGGGTATTGCGCTGGCGCTGGACGGCCGCGTCATGGTCGCCGAGCAGGGACGAGCGCGGGTGCTCGCCATCGCGCGGCGGAAATCGCCGCAGTAA
- the cysS gene encoding cysteine--tRNA ligase, with amino-acid sequence MLTIYNSLTRTKEPLTPIVPGKIQLYVCGMTVYDYAHVGHARVMVVFDTVVRYLRARGFDVTYVRNITDIDDKIIKRAAENDESVDTLTERFIRAMREDEVALGLGAPDAEPRATRHLAEIIAMIEALVGRGYAYPAPNGDVYYRVRKFGHYGALSGKSIDELRVGARVEVGEAKEDPLDFALWKAAKPGEPAWHSPWGPGRPGWHIECSAMSTACLGEHFDIHGGGMDLKFPHHENEIAQSEGATGHKFVNLWMHVGFVRVNEEKMSKSLGNFFTIREVLKQYSAEELRYFILASHYRSPLDYTDENLKNARAALTGFYLALREAPAGGDVDPAAAERFYSAMDDDFNTPKAIAELAGLATALNRARQEGRHEEATELGATLRGLGAMIGLLRDSPEDYLKGAPATRGGLDDEAIQAMIDRRTAARKNRDWAESDRIRDELKRLGVILEDSAQGTTWRRG; translated from the coding sequence ATGCTGACGATCTACAACAGCCTGACTCGCACCAAGGAGCCGCTCACGCCGATCGTGCCCGGCAAGATACAGCTGTACGTGTGCGGCATGACGGTCTACGACTACGCGCACGTCGGGCATGCGCGGGTCATGGTCGTGTTCGACACGGTGGTGCGCTACCTGCGGGCGCGCGGCTTCGATGTGACGTACGTGCGCAACATCACCGACATCGACGACAAGATCATCAAGCGCGCCGCCGAAAACGACGAATCGGTGGACACGCTGACCGAGCGCTTCATCCGCGCCATGCGCGAGGACGAGGTCGCGCTCGGCCTTGGCGCTCCGGACGCCGAGCCCCGGGCCACCCGCCATCTGGCCGAAATCATCGCGATGATCGAGGCGCTGGTCGGGCGCGGGTACGCCTACCCGGCGCCGAACGGCGACGTGTACTACCGCGTGCGCAAGTTCGGCCACTACGGCGCGCTCTCGGGGAAGTCGATCGACGAGCTGCGGGTCGGGGCCCGGGTCGAGGTGGGCGAGGCGAAGGAGGACCCGCTCGACTTCGCCCTCTGGAAGGCCGCGAAGCCCGGCGAGCCCGCCTGGCACTCGCCCTGGGGGCCGGGCCGGCCTGGGTGGCACATCGAGTGTTCCGCCATGTCGACGGCCTGCCTGGGCGAGCACTTCGACATCCACGGGGGCGGCATGGACCTCAAGTTCCCGCATCATGAAAACGAGATCGCCCAGAGCGAGGGCGCGACCGGGCACAAGTTCGTGAACCTCTGGATGCACGTCGGCTTCGTGCGCGTGAACGAGGAAAAGATGTCGAAGTCGCTCGGCAACTTCTTCACGATCCGGGAGGTGCTCAAGCAGTACAGCGCCGAGGAGCTGCGCTACTTCATCCTCGCGAGCCACTACCGCAGCCCGCTCGACTACACCGACGAGAACCTCAAGAACGCCCGCGCCGCGCTCACCGGCTTTTACCTGGCCCTGCGCGAGGCGCCGGCCGGGGGCGACGTGGATCCGGCGGCGGCCGAGCGTTTCTACTCGGCGATGGACGACGATTTCAACACGCCGAAGGCGATCGCCGAGCTCGCCGGGCTGGCCACTGCCCTCAACCGGGCACGGCAGGAGGGGCGGCACGAGGAAGCGACGGAGCTCGGAGCCACGCTTCGCGGGCTGGGCGCCATGATCGGGCTGCTGCGGGACAGTCCGGAAGACTACCTCAAGGGGGCGCCGGCGACCCGGGGCGGCCTCGACGACGAGGCGATCCAGGCGATGATCGATCGACGCACCGCCGCCCGCAAGAATCGCGACTGGGCGGAATCCGACCGCATCCGCGACGAGCTCAAGCGCCTCGGCGTGATTCTCGAGGACAGCGCGCAGGGAACGACTTGGCGCCGAGGATGA
- a CDS encoding phosphatidylserine decarboxylase, translating to MTRFHYPLLAREGWVHTALAVGAAALVHYYVGALPAIPFWIAVVFTVQFFRDPPRTIPAAPLGVLCPADGRVISLGDAYDPYLKRPAKRVSIFMNAFNVHSNRMPTEGRVMEIWYHAGKFFNAALEKASESNERNAVWVRTDEGADVVVVQVAGLIARRILCYVKPGDRAAQGERYGFIRFGSRVDVYLPPDSRFRTALGDRVQGGTTLIAELPGRATAGGAG from the coding sequence ATGACCCGCTTCCACTATCCGCTCCTCGCCCGGGAGGGCTGGGTGCACACCGCGCTTGCGGTCGGCGCCGCGGCGCTGGTCCATTACTACGTCGGCGCCCTGCCCGCGATCCCGTTCTGGATCGCGGTCGTGTTCACCGTTCAGTTCTTCCGCGACCCCCCGCGGACCATCCCGGCCGCCCCGCTCGGCGTCCTGTGCCCGGCCGATGGCAGGGTGATTTCCCTGGGCGACGCGTACGACCCTTACCTGAAGCGGCCCGCGAAGCGGGTGAGTATCTTCATGAACGCCTTCAACGTGCACTCGAATCGCATGCCGACCGAGGGTCGGGTCATGGAGATCTGGTACCACGCGGGCAAGTTCTTCAACGCCGCGCTCGAAAAGGCCTCGGAGTCCAACGAGCGCAACGCGGTGTGGGTCCGTACCGACGAGGGCGCGGACGTCGTCGTGGTGCAGGTTGCCGGTCTGATCGCGCGGCGTATACTTTGTTATGTCAAACCCGGGGATCGGGCGGCGCAGGGCGAACGGTACGGCTTCATCCGTTTCGGCTCACGCGTGGATGTGTATCTTCCGCCCGACTCCCGGTTCCGCACGGCGCTGGGCGATCGTGTACAGGGCGGCACCACCCTGATCGCCGAGCTGCCGGGTCGAGCGACGGCCGGAGGCGCCGGATGA
- a CDS encoding uracil-DNA glycosylase — MNAREQQRRRYLDALGVVRWERRVTPPVEEPAAAYATPSPACGEPAKAYAPPAGGSWEELEQAVAGCVKCGLEKTRTQTVFGVGNRTARWLFVGEAPGADEDRQGEPFVGRAGQLLNAMLFAIGLRREDVYIANVLKCRPPNNRDPQPHEVSHCEPYLIRQIELIRPRLIVALGRHAAHSLLRTEAPLARLRGQRLSYHETPLVVTYHPAYLLRNPADKRRAWDDLCLARTVAEGA; from the coding sequence ATGAACGCCCGCGAGCAGCAGCGCCGCCGCTACCTGGACGCCTTGGGCGTCGTCCGATGGGAGCGGCGCGTGACCCCGCCTGTCGAGGAACCGGCTGCCGCGTATGCGACCCCGTCTCCGGCATGCGGCGAGCCGGCGAAGGCCTACGCGCCGCCGGCAGGAGGAAGTTGGGAGGAGCTCGAGCAGGCCGTGGCCGGCTGCGTGAAGTGCGGGCTCGAGAAGACACGCACGCAGACGGTGTTCGGCGTCGGCAACCGCACCGCACGCTGGCTCTTCGTCGGCGAGGCGCCCGGCGCCGACGAGGACCGGCAGGGCGAGCCCTTCGTCGGCCGCGCCGGGCAGCTCCTCAACGCGATGCTCTTCGCGATCGGCCTCAGGCGCGAGGACGTGTACATCGCGAACGTGCTGAAGTGCCGTCCGCCGAACAACCGCGACCCGCAGCCGCACGAGGTCTCGCACTGCGAGCCTTATCTGATCCGGCAGATCGAGCTCATCCGGCCGCGGCTCATCGTCGCGCTGGGGCGCCACGCCGCGCACAGCCTGCTGAGGACCGAGGCGCCGCTCGCGCGATTGCGCGGGCAGCGGCTGTCGTACCACGAGACACCGCTCGTGGTGACGTACCACCCGGCTTATCTGCTGCGCAACCCCGCGGACAAGCGCCGCGCCTGGGACGACCTCTGTCTCGCGCGCACGGTGGCGGAGGGCGCGTGA
- the ilvN gene encoding acetolactate synthase small subunit, producing MRHIISMLLENEAGALSRVAGLFSARGYNIESLTVAPTEDPTLSRLTLVTRGSDDVIEQITKQLNKLVDVVKLMDLTEGPHIEREMLLIKVHAEGNMRDEVKRLTDIFRGHIIDVTERTFTIELTGTGDKLDAFIEAVRGAGIVEVVRSGVSGIARGEKGLRLEERPPARAASAS from the coding sequence ATGCGGCATATCATTTCCATGCTCCTCGAGAACGAGGCGGGGGCGCTCTCGCGCGTCGCCGGCCTCTTCTCCGCGCGCGGCTACAACATCGAGTCGCTCACCGTCGCGCCGACCGAGGACCCGACCCTGTCGCGCCTCACGCTCGTTACCCGCGGCAGCGACGACGTCATCGAGCAGATCACGAAGCAGCTCAACAAGCTGGTCGACGTGGTGAAGCTCATGGACCTCACCGAAGGTCCGCACATTGAGCGCGAGATGCTGCTGATCAAGGTGCACGCCGAAGGAAACATGCGCGACGAGGTGAAGCGGCTGACCGACATCTTCCGCGGCCACATCATCGACGTGACCGAGCGCACCTTCACCATCGAGCTGACCGGCACCGGCGACAAGCTGGACGCCTTCATCGAGGCGGTGCGCGGCGCGGGCATCGTGGAAGTCGTGCGCTCCGGCGTGTCCGGCATCGCGCGCGGCGAGAAGGGCCTGCGCCTGGAGGAGCGCCCGCCCGCCCGCGCGGCGTCCGCCTCCTGA
- a CDS encoding 2-isopropylmalate synthase: protein MKDQLIIFDTTLRDGEQSPGASMTRDEKVRIAKQLERMRVDIIEAGFPVASPGDFEAVKAVAEVIRESTVCALARAVEKDIDRAAEAIKPARRARIHTFIATSPIHMQHKLRMTPEQVLERAVAMVKRARQYTDDVEFSAEDAVRSEVDFLCRIFEAAITAGARTINVPDTVGYSIPHAWGERIRTLIERVPNADRAIWSTHCHNDLGLAVANSLSAVLNGARQVECTVNGLGERAGNASLEEIVMTVRTRQDVFPCDTRIDATQIVPASRLVSGITGFPVQPNKAIVGANAFAHESGIHQDGVIKKRETYEIMRAEDVGWTANRMVLGKHSGRNAFRQRLKELGIEFRTEAEINSAFERFKELADKKHEIFDEDLQALVTEEGIEQENEHFRLVSLRVCSETGTTPHARVVLAVDGSERLAGADGSGPVDAAFKAIDSVVNGGVQLQLYSVSNITSGTDSQGEVTVRLEKGGRIVNGHGADTDIVIASAKAYLNALNKLVEPAARTHPQAGQPI from the coding sequence ATGAAAGACCAATTGATCATATTCGACACCACGCTCCGCGACGGCGAGCAGAGTCCCGGGGCCTCCATGACCCGCGACGAGAAGGTGCGCATCGCGAAGCAGCTCGAGCGCATGCGGGTGGACATCATCGAGGCGGGCTTCCCGGTGGCGAGCCCCGGCGACTTCGAGGCCGTGAAGGCGGTCGCCGAGGTCATCCGGGAGAGCACCGTGTGCGCGCTCGCCCGCGCGGTCGAGAAGGACATCGACCGGGCCGCGGAGGCGATCAAGCCGGCGCGACGGGCGCGCATCCACACGTTCATCGCCACCTCGCCGATCCACATGCAGCACAAGCTCCGCATGACGCCGGAGCAGGTGCTCGAGCGGGCCGTGGCGATGGTCAAGCGGGCCCGGCAGTACACCGACGACGTCGAGTTCTCGGCCGAGGACGCGGTCCGCTCCGAGGTCGATTTCCTGTGTCGCATATTCGAAGCGGCGATCACGGCGGGCGCGCGCACCATCAACGTGCCGGACACGGTCGGCTACAGCATCCCGCACGCCTGGGGCGAGCGGATCAGGACGCTGATCGAGCGCGTGCCGAACGCGGACCGCGCGATCTGGTCGACGCACTGCCACAACGATCTCGGGCTCGCCGTAGCCAACTCGCTCTCCGCCGTGCTGAACGGCGCGCGTCAGGTGGAGTGCACGGTGAACGGCCTGGGCGAGCGGGCGGGCAACGCCTCGCTCGAAGAGATCGTGATGACGGTGCGGACGCGCCAGGACGTGTTCCCGTGCGACACGCGCATCGACGCCACCCAGATCGTGCCCGCGTCCCGGCTCGTGTCCGGCATCACCGGGTTTCCGGTGCAACCGAACAAGGCGATCGTCGGCGCGAACGCGTTCGCGCACGAATCGGGAATCCATCAGGACGGCGTGATCAAGAAGAGAGAGACGTACGAGATCATGCGGGCGGAGGACGTGGGCTGGACCGCGAACCGCATGGTTCTGGGGAAGCACTCGGGCCGCAACGCCTTCCGGCAGCGCCTGAAGGAGCTCGGGATCGAGTTCCGGACCGAGGCCGAAATCAACTCCGCGTTCGAGCGCTTCAAGGAGCTCGCCGACAAGAAGCACGAGATCTTCGACGAGGACCTGCAGGCGCTCGTCACCGAAGAAGGGATCGAGCAGGAGAACGAGCACTTCCGGCTCGTCTCGCTCCGGGTCTGCTCCGAGACCGGCACCACCCCGCACGCGCGCGTGGTGCTTGCCGTGGATGGATCGGAGCGCCTGGCGGGCGCGGACGGCAGCGGGCCGGTCGATGCGGCGTTCAAGGCCATCGACAGCGTCGTGAACGGCGGGGTGCAGCTCCAGCTCTACTCGGTGAGCAACATCACGAGCGGCACGGACTCGCAGGGCGAGGTGACGGTGCGGCTGGAGAAGGGCGGGCGCATCGTGAACGGCCACGGGGCGGACACGGACATCGTGATCGCGTCGGCGAAGGCGTATCTCAATGCGCTGAACAAACTGGTCGAGCCGGCGGCGCGCACGCATCCGCAGGCGGGACAACCCATCTGA